The following are encoded in a window of Paludisphaera rhizosphaerae genomic DNA:
- a CDS encoding DUF1559 domain-containing protein — MRSRRAFTLIELLVVIAIIAVLIALLLPAVQSAREAARRAQCVNNLKQIGLGLHNYESVNSSFPPSAVTSPNPSGTFIAWFPGPLLSISGQMEQAQLYNAFNYLVPYVTGGPANLIAMNTTVITSKVQAFICPSDPAASVWPAGTNYGGNIGAQFRWDSDANAVNVGVFKPDGVYSLRDIVDGTSNTMAFIEKLQASGSAVTLTGGEMYVALPWPSGTGSGYGLGADQVMTSGIAYLDQYIALCGPYMAKGANLISQQSYWTAGRCYHGTCVNVLMPPNWNKTDCGMYQAHGGMFSTRSRHPGGVNALFCDGSVKFMKNSINRTVWWALGSRALGEVISSDAY; from the coding sequence ATGCGTTCGCGTCGCGCCTTCACGCTCATTGAGCTATTGGTCGTCATCGCCATCATCGCCGTTTTGATCGCGCTGCTGCTCCCGGCCGTGCAGTCGGCCCGCGAGGCCGCCCGCCGCGCCCAGTGCGTCAACAACCTCAAGCAGATCGGCCTGGGGCTGCACAACTATGAATCCGTCAACTCGAGCTTTCCTCCTTCGGCGGTGACGTCCCCGAACCCCTCCGGAACCTTCATCGCCTGGTTCCCTGGGCCGCTGCTGTCCATCTCCGGACAGATGGAGCAGGCGCAGTTGTACAACGCCTTCAACTACCTGGTGCCGTACGTCACGGGCGGGCCCGCCAACCTCATCGCCATGAACACGACGGTCATCACCTCGAAAGTTCAGGCGTTCATCTGCCCGTCCGACCCGGCCGCATCGGTCTGGCCTGCGGGAACCAACTACGGGGGGAACATCGGGGCGCAGTTCCGGTGGGACTCGGACGCCAACGCCGTGAACGTCGGCGTCTTCAAGCCCGACGGCGTCTACAGCTTGCGAGACATCGTCGACGGCACGAGCAATACCATGGCGTTCATCGAAAAGCTCCAGGCCTCCGGCAGCGCCGTGACTCTCACAGGGGGCGAGATGTACGTCGCCCTGCCGTGGCCCTCTGGGACCGGCAGCGGCTACGGTCTGGGCGCCGACCAGGTTATGACCTCGGGAATCGCGTACCTGGACCAGTACATCGCGCTTTGCGGCCCCTACATGGCGAAGGGAGCCAACCTCATCTCGCAACAGTCCTACTGGACCGCCGGCCGGTGCTACCACGGCACCTGCGTCAACGTCCTGATGCCCCCGAACTGGAATAAGACCGATTGCGGCATGTACCAGGCCCACGGCGGGATGTTCTCCACGCGAAGCCGCCATCCCGGCGGGGTCAATGCACTGTTCTGCGACGGCAGCGTCAAATTCATGAAGAACAGCATCAACCGGACCGTCTGGTGGGCCCTCGGCTCGCGGGCCCTCGGCGAGGTGATCTCATCCGATGCCTACTGA
- the dnaG gene encoding DNA primase gives MPRPSDTTKAAIKNAVDIVKLVGDYGLALHRAGSRYKALCPWHDDRHPSLEVNPDRQTFKCWVCNIGGDVFEFVQKYERVDFPEALRILAERAGIALDGPSSSEASAGGPSKADLLTVLGWAEGLFERALGKHDSPRTYLEGRGLTAATAARFHLGFALDDPAWLFDEAKRKGYTRELLEKAGLATSAEEVGGKVHARFRGRLIFPIRDERGRPVGFGGRILPEAERAASSRGFRVAKYVNSPETTLFQKRRLLYAADLARSSCREAGWVAVMEGYTDVMAAHQVGLTNVVATLGTAFGDEHVPLLRRLANRACLVYDGDEAGQSAAERALEVFLGHELDVRVLSLPSGLDPCDYLLSEGAEAFRKLADEARDPLTFVLDRSRTRFDLDTIDGARQASEWVLGILARVPAAAPGSAQDVAVSKALDALALALKMKAGDLQKRLKGLRKTATRKVPAGPAATTPTAAESIPSADALLATMDPVERELVAAVVARPDVTAALVARVSVGSMQDGSARAILDAAYDLYGQGEQPTYGAIKENLDDLAALAVLERLNDLHHDGLQRPELQPLDAVQFPPGSWEQRLELVLARLADRERMTRQTELRQAIAETDEEQEPDVYRALKRELRQLMTQRAGTLNVKAARPDPKSCA, from the coding sequence GTGCCCAGGCCATCCGATACGACGAAGGCCGCCATAAAAAACGCGGTTGATATCGTGAAGTTGGTGGGGGATTACGGTCTCGCCCTGCATCGAGCCGGGTCGCGTTACAAGGCTTTATGTCCCTGGCACGACGACCGCCATCCCTCGCTGGAAGTCAATCCGGATCGTCAGACCTTCAAGTGCTGGGTCTGCAACATCGGAGGGGATGTTTTCGAGTTCGTGCAGAAGTACGAGCGGGTGGATTTCCCGGAGGCGTTGCGAATTCTGGCGGAGCGAGCGGGGATCGCGTTGGATGGGCCGTCGAGTTCGGAGGCGTCGGCGGGGGGGCCTTCGAAGGCGGACCTGCTGACGGTTCTAGGATGGGCGGAGGGATTGTTCGAGCGAGCCCTGGGGAAGCATGATTCGCCGAGGACGTACCTGGAGGGGCGTGGGCTGACGGCGGCGACCGCGGCTCGGTTTCATCTGGGTTTCGCTCTGGACGATCCGGCCTGGTTGTTCGACGAGGCGAAACGAAAGGGTTATACGCGGGAGTTGTTGGAGAAGGCAGGGCTGGCGACGTCGGCGGAAGAGGTAGGCGGTAAGGTTCACGCGCGGTTTCGGGGTCGGCTGATCTTTCCGATTCGCGACGAGCGGGGCCGTCCGGTGGGATTCGGGGGACGGATCCTTCCGGAAGCAGAGCGAGCGGCTTCGTCTCGGGGTTTTCGTGTCGCAAAATACGTTAACAGCCCTGAGACGACGCTCTTCCAGAAGCGTCGCCTGCTTTACGCCGCGGATCTTGCGAGGTCTTCGTGTCGCGAAGCAGGCTGGGTCGCGGTGATGGAAGGGTATACCGACGTGATGGCGGCGCACCAGGTGGGGCTGACGAACGTCGTGGCGACGCTGGGGACGGCGTTCGGCGACGAACACGTCCCCCTGCTCCGCCGGTTGGCCAACCGGGCCTGCCTGGTTTACGACGGCGATGAGGCGGGCCAATCCGCGGCGGAGCGGGCGCTGGAAGTCTTCCTGGGACATGAACTGGACGTGCGGGTGCTGTCGCTTCCTTCGGGTCTGGATCCTTGCGACTACCTCCTGAGTGAAGGAGCCGAAGCATTCCGAAAGCTGGCCGACGAGGCCCGAGATCCCTTGACCTTCGTGCTCGATCGGTCCCGGACGCGATTCGACCTGGACACGATCGACGGCGCCCGACAGGCCTCCGAGTGGGTGCTCGGCATCCTGGCCCGCGTGCCGGCGGCGGCTCCTGGCTCAGCCCAGGACGTCGCCGTGAGCAAGGCTCTGGATGCTCTGGCCCTCGCCTTGAAGATGAAAGCGGGAGACTTGCAGAAGCGGCTCAAGGGGCTGCGAAAGACGGCGACTCGGAAGGTTCCCGCCGGGCCGGCCGCGACGACGCCCACGGCGGCCGAGTCGATCCCTTCCGCCGACGCCCTGCTGGCGACGATGGACCCGGTCGAACGCGAGTTGGTGGCGGCGGTGGTCGCCCGACCTGACGTGACGGCCGCCCTGGTGGCCCGGGTCTCCGTCGGTTCGATGCAAGACGGCTCGGCCCGCGCGATTCTGGACGCCGCTTATGACCTTTATGGACAGGGCGAGCAACCGACTTACGGCGCGATCAAGGAAAACCTCGACGACCTCGCCGCCCTGGCGGTCCTGGAACGACTCAACGACCTGCACCACGACGGACTGCAACGCCCCGAACTTCAGCCGCTCGACGCCGTCCAGTTCCCCCCGGGAAGTTGGGAGCAACGATTGGAGCTGGTTCTGGCCCGCCTCGCCGACCGCGAACGAATGACTCGCCAGACCGAACTACGGCAAGCCATCGCAGAGACCGATGAAGAACAAGAACCGGACGTCTACCGCGCCTTGAAGCGAGAACTACGACAACTCATGACCCAGCGGGCCGGGACCTTGAATGTGAAGGCCGCTCGTCCCGATCCGAAGTCTTGTGCGTGA
- a CDS encoding zinc ribbon domain-containing protein: MTATADALRDLHTLHQRAKAIRDRLQSGPKTLAVRNAALAARNTDLEKVRKTLQDAQLAVKKNEHAVQAAQSKIDDLKVKLNLVKKNDEYKVLQNQIAHDKTAMGKYEDEVLQGFEVVEQKKAELAKAEAEVKAFADEVAALKKTIDDQAVAQKTQLTELETGIVTAEDSIPADQREQYRRVVRQLGADALAPVEAGACLGCYTAVTTQMLNELINRDTLTFCKSCGRLLYMADGEAESSRGGSEKPKARSRAKS; this comes from the coding sequence ATGACCGCGACCGCCGACGCCCTTCGCGACCTGCATACTCTCCACCAGCGCGCCAAGGCGATCCGCGACCGCCTCCAGTCCGGCCCCAAGACCCTCGCTGTGCGCAACGCGGCGCTCGCCGCCCGCAATACCGACCTGGAAAAGGTCCGCAAGACCCTCCAGGACGCTCAACTCGCGGTCAAGAAGAACGAGCACGCCGTCCAGGCCGCCCAGTCCAAAATCGACGACCTCAAGGTGAAGCTGAACCTCGTCAAGAAGAACGACGAGTACAAGGTCCTCCAGAACCAGATCGCCCACGACAAGACCGCGATGGGCAAGTATGAGGACGAGGTCCTCCAGGGCTTCGAGGTCGTCGAACAGAAGAAGGCCGAACTCGCCAAGGCCGAGGCCGAGGTCAAGGCCTTCGCCGACGAGGTCGCCGCCCTCAAGAAGACGATCGACGACCAGGCGGTCGCCCAGAAGACCCAACTCACCGAGTTGGAGACGGGTATCGTCACGGCCGAGGACTCGATCCCCGCTGACCAACGCGAACAGTATCGCCGCGTCGTCCGGCAACTCGGCGCCGACGCCCTGGCGCCGGTGGAAGCCGGGGCCTGTCTGGGCTGTTACACGGCCGTCACCACCCAGATGCTCAACGAGTTGATCAACCGGGACACCCTCACGTTCTGCAAGAGCTGCGGCCGCCTCCTCTACATGGCCGACGGCGAGGCCGAGTCCTCCCGAGGCGGCTCGGAGAAGCCCAAGGCCCGCTCTCGCGCCAAGAGCTGA
- a CDS encoding YciI family protein: protein MRVMVIVKATKDSEAGLMPSEKLISDMDAFNQELAKAGVLLIGEGLHPSSRGARMKFSADGKRTVVDGPFAETKELIAGFWLWQVKSMEEAMEWLRRCPCPFDGESEVEIRCVYEPEDFGEAFTPELREREAKRRQELEDRARS from the coding sequence ATGCGAGTCATGGTGATTGTGAAGGCGACGAAGGACTCCGAAGCGGGCCTGATGCCGAGCGAGAAGCTCATCAGCGATATGGACGCATTCAACCAGGAGCTGGCCAAGGCCGGCGTTCTTCTCATCGGCGAGGGTCTGCATCCCAGCTCGCGAGGGGCTCGCATGAAGTTCTCCGCCGACGGCAAGCGGACCGTCGTGGATGGGCCGTTCGCCGAGACCAAAGAGTTGATCGCCGGCTTCTGGCTCTGGCAGGTCAAGTCGATGGAGGAGGCGATGGAGTGGCTTCGTCGCTGCCCCTGCCCCTTCGACGGCGAATCCGAGGTCGAGATCCGCTGCGTCTACGAGCCCGAGGACTTCGGCGAGGCGTTCACGCCGGAACTCCGCGAGCGGGAGGCGAAGCGGCGTCAGGAGTTGGAGGACCGGGCCAGGTCCTGA
- a CDS encoding zinc ribbon domain-containing protein, with protein MKPSPPIHDVAFERKALYYAGMAVGAAGFLLFASNFLFIASGFGDPTAMVGGARGFIWRALGGMALVVAGQAMRNVGARGLAGSGMMLNPGQARRDMEPWSRMGGGMMNDALDEVPVVRDAVARLGDPEGARVVEVVRVRCPHCKSLNDEHDRFCGQCGERL; from the coding sequence ATGAAGCCATCGCCCCCGATTCACGACGTCGCCTTTGAGCGTAAGGCCCTCTATTACGCGGGCATGGCGGTTGGAGCGGCCGGCTTCTTGCTGTTTGCTTCGAATTTCCTGTTCATCGCCTCAGGGTTCGGCGATCCCACCGCGATGGTCGGCGGAGCCCGCGGGTTCATCTGGCGGGCGCTGGGCGGTATGGCGTTGGTTGTCGCTGGCCAGGCGATGAGAAACGTCGGCGCTCGCGGACTGGCGGGATCGGGGATGATGCTGAACCCCGGCCAGGCCCGGCGCGACATGGAGCCCTGGTCGCGCATGGGGGGCGGCATGATGAACGACGCCCTCGACGAGGTGCCTGTCGTTCGCGACGCCGTCGCGCGTTTGGGCGATCCCGAGGGGGCTCGCGTCGTGGAGGTCGTCCGCGTCCGTTGCCCGCATTGCAAGTCGCTCAATGACGAGCACGACCGCTTTTGCGGTCAGTGCGGCGAGCGTCTGTGA
- a CDS encoding DUF1559 domain-containing protein, whose amino-acid sequence MCSKRIRGFTLIELLVVIAIIAVLIALLLPAVQAARAAARRAQCVNNLKQIGLGLHNYHSAYDSFPPGECTAPNLLQSRTFWTTSVLPFLELGTLGNAYNYDVSVNAAVGSPLYGLMNSTVTQAYIKCYLCPEDNAGTYQRGVYFWSRTNYVACYSPDGTMIEPGVNFTYDTRNNNPTYQPATRKALFNFNVTRGVRDVIDGTSNSVACSEVIAGPDNSNDARGTAWYDWGVQYTHHRPPNTTVPDSIYPTGYCISTKLKCPCLGTAIYWGEQDYAARSYHAGGVNSLLADGSVRFFKDSISLITWQAIASISGGEVISSDSY is encoded by the coding sequence ATGTGCAGCAAACGGATTCGCGGTTTCACTCTGATCGAGCTTTTGGTCGTCATCGCGATCATCGCCGTGCTCATCGCGCTGCTGCTCCCCGCAGTGCAGGCCGCCCGGGCCGCGGCGAGGCGGGCTCAGTGCGTCAACAACCTGAAGCAGATCGGCCTGGGCCTCCACAACTACCACAGCGCGTACGACTCCTTTCCCCCGGGCGAGTGCACCGCACCGAACCTGTTGCAGTCGCGGACGTTCTGGACGACTTCGGTCCTGCCGTTCCTCGAATTGGGGACGTTGGGGAACGCCTACAACTACGACGTCAGCGTCAACGCCGCCGTCGGCAGCCCGCTCTATGGGCTGATGAATTCGACGGTCACCCAGGCTTACATCAAGTGCTACCTCTGTCCGGAGGACAACGCGGGCACCTATCAGCGGGGGGTGTATTTCTGGAGCCGGACGAACTACGTCGCCTGCTACAGTCCGGACGGAACGATGATCGAGCCAGGCGTGAACTTCACATATGACACCCGGAACAACAACCCGACGTACCAGCCGGCGACGCGCAAGGCCCTCTTCAACTTCAACGTCACCCGAGGCGTCCGCGACGTCATTGACGGCACGTCGAATTCCGTGGCCTGCTCGGAGGTGATCGCCGGCCCCGACAACTCCAACGACGCTCGTGGCACGGCCTGGTACGACTGGGGCGTTCAGTACACCCACCATCGCCCTCCCAACACGACCGTCCCGGACTCCATCTATCCGACGGGCTACTGCATCAGCACCAAGCTCAAGTGCCCCTGCCTGGGGACCGCCATCTACTGGGGCGAGCAGGACTACGCCGCCCGCAGTTATCACGCCGGCGGCGTCAACAGTCTCCTGGCGGACGGCTCCGTCCGCTTCTTCAAGGACTCAATCAGCCTCATCACCTGGCAGGCGATCGCCAGCATCAGCGGCGGCGAGGTGATCTCGTCCGATTCCTACTGA
- a CDS encoding GntR family transcriptional regulator has product MLQPRKLADQVYDHLLRMILAGELEPGSPLQETDLAARLGVSRTPVREALGRLSEFGVVVTRANHTAVVRPLGAEELVHFHQVREALEGMAAELACGKLTAEDFARLESLAEAARDPKRAGYLDAFNEFDRELHAIVAERSGNPVLAREIGKLHRLTMIVHEQLEPILIRGGRYGPEDQVRLRQAGFEQHCAIVALLRDGSPAACRQAMIDHIRYSCEYKVGLMPEAAPPRGPARTKGRPTPA; this is encoded by the coding sequence GTGTTACAACCTCGGAAGCTGGCGGACCAGGTCTACGACCATCTCTTGCGGATGATCCTGGCCGGCGAGTTGGAGCCGGGCAGTCCGTTGCAGGAGACGGATCTGGCGGCGCGCCTGGGGGTAAGTCGAACGCCGGTCCGCGAGGCCCTGGGGCGGCTCTCCGAGTTCGGGGTGGTGGTGACGCGGGCCAACCACACGGCCGTCGTCAGACCGCTCGGGGCTGAGGAGCTTGTGCACTTTCACCAGGTCCGCGAGGCCCTGGAGGGGATGGCCGCCGAACTGGCCTGCGGCAAACTCACGGCGGAAGACTTCGCCCGGCTCGAATCCCTGGCTGAGGCGGCTCGCGACCCAAAGCGGGCGGGGTACCTCGACGCGTTCAACGAGTTCGACCGAGAACTGCACGCCATCGTCGCCGAGCGGTCGGGGAACCCGGTCCTCGCCCGCGAGATCGGCAAGCTCCACCGGCTGACGATGATCGTGCACGAGCAGCTCGAACCGATCCTGATCCGGGGCGGGCGGTACGGGCCGGAAGACCAGGTGCGACTGCGTCAGGCCGGCTTTGAGCAGCATTGCGCGATCGTCGCCTTGCTTCGAGACGGGTCGCCGGCGGCTTGCCGCCAGGCCATGATCGACCACATCCGCTACAGTTGTGAGTACAAGGTCGGCCTGATGCCCGAGGCGGCTCCGCCGCGCGGGCCTGCCCGCACCAAAGGGCGACCGACGCCGGCGTGA
- a CDS encoding TetR/AcrR family transcriptional regulator, whose translation MRYPADHKAKTRARILDAAGRVFRRRGYHASGVDAVMAEAGLKPGGFYAHFDSKESLLAEAIDQAAAAMRARGVPIPDGPSGREWASAFVAGYLSPTHRDADDDGCPLAALASEVARAGDPVKQSFEAALLRMASRMSTDREAPDDRTLAVLALCLGGLGLSRAVFDETLALRILAACRTLATEALADGTPR comes from the coding sequence ATGCGATATCCGGCCGACCACAAGGCGAAGACTCGGGCGAGGATCCTGGACGCGGCGGGCCGGGTCTTCCGGCGTCGGGGATACCATGCCTCGGGCGTGGACGCCGTGATGGCCGAGGCTGGTCTGAAGCCCGGCGGCTTCTACGCCCATTTCGATTCCAAGGAATCCCTGCTGGCGGAGGCGATCGACCAGGCCGCCGCCGCGATGCGAGCCCGGGGCGTTCCGATTCCCGACGGCCCCTCCGGCCGCGAGTGGGCCTCGGCGTTCGTTGCAGGATACCTCAGCCCCACTCACCGCGACGCCGACGACGATGGATGCCCTCTCGCCGCCCTGGCCTCCGAGGTCGCCCGCGCGGGGGATCCGGTCAAGCAGAGCTTCGAGGCTGCACTCCTGCGCATGGCTTCGCGGATGTCCACCGACCGTGAGGCCCCAGACGATCGCACGCTGGCCGTTTTGGCGCTCTGCCTGGGAGGGCTGGGGCTGTCACGAGCGGTCTTCGACGAGACCCTCGCACTCCGGATCCTCGCCGCCTGCCGCACTCTGGCCACCGAAGCCCTGGCCGATGGCACCCCGAGGTAA
- the rpoD gene encoding RNA polymerase sigma factor RpoD: MDKLDEGLKALLELGKRRGFLTFDQVNDVLPDDPNSPERIPGLLETLDELNIELVNEDEAEARLLASGELDEEPDELTEEADEDDGELTAEELEDISRRIDDPVRMYLTQMGEIPLLTREQEINLAKKIEVTRKKFRRKVLECHFALALVVDVLKKVAEGELPFDRTVKVSVTENLEKDQILGRMPHNLATLTHLMECNVRDFKTFVREREPGLRAGLISDLKRRRFKAVNLVEELSIRTQKVQPLMKRLEQIAFRMNELLFQLREHRAGRGGREDRANLVKELKDLMRITLESPKSLLRRVEIMNARFKEYEQAKRELSGGNLRLVVSIAKKYRNRGLSFLDLIQEGNTGLMRAVDKYEYRRGYKFSTYATWWIRQAITRAIADQARTIRIPVHMIETMSKLRNVSKKLLQEKGREPTIEETAKAANISVEETRRVMKISRHPISLDRPVGESEDSYFGDFIEDEAVESPINAATQEMLKDKIDQVLKTLTYREREIIKLRYGLGDGYTYTLEEVGRIFKVTRERVRQIEAKAVRKLQHPVRSRQLEGFLESTG, translated from the coding sequence ATGGACAAGCTGGACGAGGGTCTTAAGGCCCTCCTCGAACTGGGCAAACGTCGCGGATTCCTGACCTTCGATCAGGTTAACGACGTGCTGCCCGATGATCCCAACAGCCCCGAGCGCATTCCCGGTCTGCTGGAGACCCTCGATGAGTTGAACATCGAGCTCGTCAATGAGGATGAGGCCGAGGCCCGTCTGCTGGCCTCCGGCGAACTCGACGAAGAGCCCGATGAGCTGACCGAAGAGGCGGACGAAGACGACGGCGAACTGACGGCCGAGGAACTCGAGGATATCTCGCGGCGGATCGACGACCCGGTCCGCATGTACCTCACCCAGATGGGCGAGATTCCGCTGCTCACTCGTGAGCAGGAAATCAACCTCGCCAAGAAGATCGAGGTCACCCGCAAGAAGTTCCGCCGCAAGGTGCTGGAGTGCCACTTCGCTCTGGCCCTGGTCGTCGACGTCCTCAAGAAGGTCGCCGAAGGCGAACTCCCCTTCGACCGGACGGTCAAGGTGTCTGTCACCGAGAACCTGGAGAAAGACCAGATCCTCGGCCGGATGCCCCACAACCTGGCGACGCTCACCCACCTGATGGAGTGCAACGTCCGCGACTTCAAGACGTTCGTCCGCGAACGCGAGCCTGGACTTCGCGCCGGTCTCATCAGTGATCTGAAGCGTCGTCGGTTCAAGGCCGTCAACCTCGTCGAGGAGCTGTCCATCCGGACCCAGAAGGTCCAGCCCTTGATGAAGCGTCTTGAGCAAATCGCGTTCCGAATGAACGAGCTTCTCTTCCAGCTCCGCGAGCATCGCGCCGGTCGCGGCGGTCGCGAGGACCGGGCCAACCTGGTCAAGGAGCTGAAGGATCTGATGCGGATCACGCTGGAGAGCCCCAAGAGCCTCCTCCGCCGCGTCGAAATCATGAACGCCCGCTTCAAGGAATATGAGCAGGCCAAGCGCGAGCTGTCCGGCGGCAACCTCCGACTGGTCGTCTCGATCGCCAAAAAATATCGCAACCGCGGGCTCTCGTTCCTCGACCTGATCCAGGAAGGGAACACCGGCCTGATGCGGGCCGTGGACAAATATGAGTACCGCCGTGGGTACAAGTTCAGCACCTACGCGACGTGGTGGATCCGCCAGGCGATCACCCGGGCCATCGCCGACCAGGCCCGGACGATCCGCATCCCGGTCCACATGATCGAGACGATGTCCAAGCTTCGCAACGTCTCCAAGAAACTTCTCCAGGAGAAGGGTCGCGAGCCAACCATCGAGGAGACGGCGAAGGCCGCCAACATCTCCGTCGAGGAGACGCGGCGGGTGATGAAGATCAGCCGCCACCCGATCTCGCTCGACCGCCCGGTCGGCGAGAGCGAGGACAGCTACTTCGGCGACTTCATCGAAGACGAGGCCGTCGAAAGCCCGATCAACGCCGCGACCCAGGAGATGCTCAAGGACAAGATCGACCAGGTCCTCAAGACGCTCACCTATCGCGAACGCGAGATCATCAAGCTCCGCTACGGTCTCGGCGACGGCTACACCTACACGCTCGAAGAGGTCGGCCGGATCTTCAAGGTCACCCGCGAGCGAGTTCGACAGATCGAGGCCAAGGCCGTCCGAAAACTTCAACACCCAGTCCGAAGCCGGCAACTCGAGGGTTTCCTTGAGAGCACCGGTTGA
- a CDS encoding GntR family transcriptional regulator: MLHPRRLAEQVYDLLLGMILAGELHAGSPLQETELADRLGVSRTPIREALARLSEFGVVVTRTNHTAVVRPLGADELVHFHQVREALEGKAAELAWGRLAPDDFARLDALAEAASDPEGPGYLAACNAFDFELHGVIAARSGNPVLAREIAKLHRLTMVVHEQLEPILIRGGRYGPEDQRRLRRIGFEQHRRILQSFRNGPASACRQAMVEHIRYNCEFKVGLMPDAALSRDPARVDGMGQGLRKA; this comes from the coding sequence ATGTTGCATCCCCGAAGGCTGGCGGAGCAGGTCTACGACCTTCTGCTGGGCATGATTCTGGCGGGCGAGCTGCACGCTGGGAGTCCCTTGCAGGAGACGGAGTTGGCGGATCGGCTGGGGGTGAGTCGGACGCCGATCCGCGAGGCGCTGGCGAGGCTGTCGGAATTCGGGGTGGTGGTGACTCGGACGAACCATACGGCCGTGGTCCGACCGCTGGGCGCCGACGAATTGGTTCACTTCCACCAGGTCCGCGAGGCCCTGGAAGGGAAGGCGGCGGAACTGGCCTGGGGGCGGCTCGCTCCGGATGATTTCGCGCGTCTGGACGCTCTCGCGGAAGCGGCGAGCGACCCGGAAGGGCCGGGCTACCTGGCCGCCTGCAATGCGTTCGACTTCGAATTGCACGGCGTCATTGCGGCGAGATCGGGTAATCCGGTCCTCGCCCGCGAGATCGCCAAGCTCCATCGCCTGACGATGGTGGTGCACGAGCAACTCGAACCGATCCTGATCCGCGGCGGCCGGTACGGGCCGGAGGATCAGCGGCGTCTCCGCCGGATCGGCTTCGAACAGCACCGCCGGATTCTGCAATCGTTCCGAAACGGCCCCGCCTCGGCGTGCCGCCAGGCGATGGTCGAACACATCCGCTACAACTGCGAGTTCAAGGTCGGCCTGATGCCGGACGCGGCCCTGTCGCGCGATCCGGCCCGGGTCGACGGCATGGGGCAGGGGCTCCGAAAGGCGTGA
- a CDS encoding RNA polymerase sigma factor, whose protein sequence is MTGDPIARTIEAVWRIESARLIAILARRTRDVGLAEDLAQDALVAAMEQWPRSGVPDRPGAWLLATARRRAVDALRRDKAFDRRREEIAARFEEEARTEPDVDAALDDEVGDDLLRLIFTACHPVLSFESRAALTLRLLGGLTTDEIARAFLVSEPTIAQRIVRAKRTLVEKQVEFEVPRGEELSERLASVLGVIYLIFNEGYAATAGDDWMRPSLCEEALRLGRILAGLAPAEPEVHGLLALMELTASRTPARTAPDGEPILLADQDRSRWDRLLIGRGLAALARAHALSAEPGSYQLQAAIAACHARAATAEATDWSEIARLYGELTRVTPSAVIELNRAMAVAMATGPADGLEILNALAEEPALQGYSYYHAARADLLAKLDRRAEARAAFDRAAALTRNVRERDWLLRRSAECG, encoded by the coding sequence ATGACCGGAGACCCGATCGCTCGCACCATTGAGGCCGTCTGGCGGATCGAGTCGGCCCGTCTGATCGCGATCCTGGCCCGTCGAACGCGCGACGTGGGACTCGCCGAGGATCTGGCGCAAGACGCCCTTGTGGCGGCGATGGAACAGTGGCCTCGGTCGGGCGTCCCGGACAGACCGGGCGCCTGGCTGCTGGCGACGGCCCGCCGCCGCGCAGTCGACGCCCTCCGACGCGACAAGGCGTTCGACCGGCGTCGTGAGGAGATCGCCGCCCGGTTCGAGGAGGAGGCCCGGACGGAGCCGGACGTCGATGCCGCGCTCGATGACGAGGTCGGGGACGATCTGCTGCGGCTGATCTTCACCGCCTGTCATCCTGTGCTGTCGTTTGAGTCTCGCGCTGCGCTGACGCTTCGGCTACTGGGCGGTTTGACGACGGACGAGATCGCTCGCGCGTTCCTCGTGTCGGAGCCTACGATCGCCCAGCGGATCGTTCGAGCGAAGCGGACGCTGGTTGAGAAGCAGGTGGAATTCGAGGTTCCCCGCGGCGAGGAACTCTCGGAGCGGTTGGCGTCTGTGCTGGGCGTGATCTACCTGATCTTCAACGAAGGTTACGCCGCGACGGCCGGCGACGACTGGATGCGGCCCTCGCTGTGTGAGGAGGCTTTGCGCCTCGGTCGGATTCTTGCCGGCCTGGCTCCGGCGGAACCCGAGGTCCATGGCCTTCTCGCGCTCATGGAGCTGACGGCCTCGCGCACGCCGGCCCGGACGGCCCCGGACGGCGAGCCGATCCTCCTGGCCGACCAGGACCGCTCGCGCTGGGACCGCCTCCTGATCGGCCGTGGGCTCGCCGCCCTGGCGAGAGCCCACGCCCTCAGCGCCGAGCCTGGCTCGTACCAACTCCAGGCCGCCATCGCCGCCTGCCACGCGAGGGCCGCGACGGCGGAGGCCACCGACTGGTCGGAGATCGCCCGCCTCTACGGCGAATTGACGCGCGTCACTCCGTCGGCTGTCATTGAGTTGAATCGGGCGATGGCCGTTGCGATGGCCACCGGCCCGGCGGATGGGCTGGAAATTCTGAACGCTCTGGCCGAGGAGCCGGCGCTTCAGGGCTACTCCTATTACCACGCCGCGCGAGCCGACCTGCTGGCGAAGCTCGACCGTCGCGCCGAGGCCCGCGCCGCGTTCGACCGGGCCGCTGCGCTCACCCGCAACGTCCGCGAACGCGACTGGCTTCTGAGGCGTTCAGCGGAGTGCGGCTGA